GGACAGAGCTCGCGAACCGCAGTTCCGTCACGGAAACGAAACGTGTTCTGGAAGCGCTCGTGCTCAATGAAGACAAGGTGATGACAGTGAACGAGATGCGGCATATCCCGGCTGAGCTTAAACCATCGCTCATGCGGGTGAACCGGCTGCTCAAATCCCAGCGCACCAGTCTAAGCCGAATTTCGAATGAGCGTGCGGAAAATCAGGAAAAACTCATCCAGGAACAGCTTGTCATGGAACGGCAGCGGCTCGCGCGTGAGCTGCATGATTCCGTTTCCCAGCAATTATTCGCCGCCTCGATGCTCTTGTCGTCGATGACCGAGGGACAGGAAGCTCCTCCCCTCCTCTTACAGACGGAAAAAATGGTGCAGCAGGCGCAGCTTGAGATGCGGGCCCTTCTCCTGCACTTGCGGCCAGCCGCTCTTCACAATAAATCCCTGCGGCAGGGGCTATTCGAGCTGCTGACTGAATTGAAGGAAAAAGTCTATTTCACAATTGAATATAAATTGGAGGATGTCCCGCTGCCAAAAGGTGCGGAAGATCATTTATTCCGGATTGCCCAAGAAACCTTATCCAATACGCTGCGTCATTCAAAAGCGACGGAAGTTCATGTATTATTTGTTGAACGCAACGGGCTGGCGATCCTCCGCGTTCAGGACAATGGAGTCGGGTTCGGAAGCGACCAGGCAAAATCGACCTCATACGGACTGAAACATATTGAAGAACGGGCGGTGGAAATCGGAGCTGTCAGCAAGATCGTATCCGTTCCTTCTGAAGGAACAATCGTGGAAGTGAAAGTGCCAATTGAAAGGAGAGAAAGCGATGATTCGAGTGCTGCTCGCGGATGATCATGAAATGGTGCGGATCGGTGTATCGGCTTATTTGCAGGCGCAGCCTGACATGGAAGTGATCGGTGAAGCGACTGATGGAATAGAAGCGGCAAAAATGGCGCTGGAACTGCGCCCGGACATCATCCTGATGGATATGGTCATGCCCGGCATGAACGGAGCTGAAGCCACGGACGCCATCATCCGGGAATGGCCGGACGCTAAAATCATGGTGGTGACCAGCTTCCTGGATGATGATAAGGTTTATCCTGCGTTGCAGGCTGGCGCAGTCAGTTACATATTGAAGACATCAAAAGCTTCCCGCATTGCCGCATCCATCCGCGAAACGGTGACCGGAACCCCGGTACTGGAACCCGAAGTGATGAGCAAAATGATGAAGCAGATGCGCCACGCCCACGTGCCGCACGAAGAACTGACGGAACGGGAAATGGAAATCCTGCTGCTCCTGGCGAAAGGCTATTCCAATCAGGAAATCGCCGATGAGTTGTATATCGCGCTCAAGACGGTGAAGACCCATGTCAGCAACCTGCTATCGAAACTTGAAGTCCACGACCGGACGCAGGCCGTCATTTATGCGTTCGAACACCGGCTGATCACGCCGGCTGACTGATCAACCGTCTTCTTGAACACCGGCTGCCCGGTGTTTTTTCTTTTGGAAAGGGATTGGGAGAGCTGATGCCGAAAAACCGGTGCCAGCTTTTTTGATTTCCTGATGAGCATGCGGCTGAATGGCGATTAAGATTGCGTGAATGCACGTTAAGAACTGCTGAACGTGTTTTAAAACCAGTTGAGTGCACTTTAAGAAAGGTTGAGTGCACTTTAAAAACTAGTGAGTGCATTTTAGAAGGGTCAGAACTTCGAAGTCAACTGCTGGCAATATGCAAGTCTTCCGCTCCAGTGACCGACTGAAACCGGTATCAGCATTTTTTGATTTACAGCAAGGAATCTAGTTAAATTAGTGATTAAGATTGCGTGAACGCATGTTAAGAACTGCTGAACGTGTTTTAAAACCAGTTGAGTGCACTTTAAGAAAGGTTGAGTGAACTTTAAAGCCAACTGGGTGCACTTTAAAGTCTTACAAACTTATTTTAAGCGACAGCGGGAGAGTGCAGCCTGCTACTAAAACAAAAAAATGCCATGAACACGAGGTTCATGGCACGATGGAATTTATTGGGTGATTTCGCATCCGTGTTCTTCAACCCGGGCTACGAGCTGGTCCAATGACACTTGCTGGGCATTGTATTCAATCGTCACTTGCTCTTTTTCCATATCGACCAAGGCACGTTCCACACCCGGTGCATCAATCAGCACTTTCTCCAGCTTTTCAATGCCTTTTTTCCCCGTGACATCTCTTACGTTGAATGTAACGACTTCCATTCATCTCATCCTTTCCGTATATCATCTTCTCTATTTTGTATACCCGAAAAAGGCAAGTGGAAATCAGCCGGATGGAACTGTTACCGTAACTTTGAATAAATCGCCGTCCACATCGATCTTCAAGTTCCCATCATGCAGGTCGGCAATGGACTGTGCGATGGCAAGACCGAGCCCGGACCCTTCCGTCCCCCGCGATGTGTCGCCCCGCTTGAACCGTTCGAATAATTCGTCGGTGTCACTGCCGATTTCATGGCGCGTGATATTTTTGATGATAAATTCCGCCTGGCCGTCGCTTTCCCGTAAGGAAACATACACCCGAGTGCCCGGCAATGAGTATTTGAGAGCGTTCTGGATCAGATTATCCATCAGCCGCCACCATTTTTGTCCGTCCACCCAGATAAGCAGCGGATGATCGGGTGCAGCTACCCGGAATTCAAGGCCCGATGCTTCAATTTCCTCCTCATGCTCGGCAAGCGCCTGCTGCATAAGCTGAATGGCGTCCACCCGCTGCCGCTGCAGCTCGACAGTCCCGGAAGCCATTTTGGATACTTCGAACAGGTCCTCGATCAACACTTTCAACCGCTGGGACTTCCGGTCCAGAATCTCAACATATGACCGCCGTTCTTCTTCAGCCAGTCCCTGATTTTTCAAGAGATCGGTGTACGTAATAATCGAAGTGAGCGGTGTCCGGAGATCATGACTGACATTCGTGATCAATTCCGTCTTCAGCCGCTCGCTTTTCGCCTGTTCCGACATGGACAGGCGGATGCCTTCTTTCAAGGAGTTCAATTGCCGGGCATGTGCAGCGAGCGGGGATTTCCCCCGCACGGGCAGCTCTTCATGCAGTTTGCCTTCCGACATGGCCGCAGTTCCGTTCATAAGTACGTTCAAATAACCGAAGCGGCTGACCAAGATGAACAGCACCGGAATTCCGATAAACAGACTTGCCGGCACAAGCACCACTAACAATGGCGGAAAAGCGATTGTCAATGCGGTTCCCGCTCCCCAGAAAAAGACGACCGCCAGCAGAATCAGCATTTGGATGCCGACAGGGCGATTCCGGAAAGCCTCTCCTGAATTGCGCACGAGCCGGGCACTGATGCCGGTTTGCAATTCAGCTGAAAGCCGGTCCGGATGCCGGTACCAATTCCATAGCCAGATTGTCTGCAGCACCAGCAACGACAGGAGCACGAGTACAGATACAAACGTAATGACAGTTTCGGCTCCGTTTACGATTCCATAACCGAACCAGCCGCTGTAAAACCAATCATAGAACAGGCTGTCCAGTGCGAGCAATGCCAGAAAGCCGACTGCTACAACTACTCCCGCTTTTGCTTCGATTGCCCAATTTCCGGCAATGCGCTGGTAATATACAGGTGGAAACCACTCTTTCTCAAATTTAACGGAGATGAGCGCACCAGTGGCAGCTGCAATGATCGCCAGAGAGACAAGTGAGCTTACCAGGTTTCCGGCACCATAATTCAGAAAGCCCAAAACCCCAATAAGCAACGCATCCATACTGACAAGCCATATCCATTTTTTCACTTACAGCCCTCCTCCTGACCCTGCCTGCAGATGTGCAAGCAGTTCGGCCGCCCGCTGCGCCATGACGACATCAAATAACGAACCGAGACAATACAAAAGGCTGAACAGCCCGATCACCACAGCCACAATCGACAGCACATCATTTTTCCATCTTGTAGCCAATGCCCCACACCACCTTCAAGTACCGCGGATTTTTCGGGTCCGCTTCGATTTTCTCCCGGATTTTCCGGATATGCACCGCGACAATATTTTCTGCGTTATATGCAGGTTCATTCCAGACCCGCTCATAAATATCCCGGATGGAAAACACCCGGCCGGCATTTGCCATAAGCAGTTCCGTAATTCTGTACTCGGTGGGCGTCAAGCGGATCGGCTCTCCATGCAGTGTTAACTCTTTGGCTTCCGGATCAAGCACAAGCCCATCAATTTCGTACTGCCGGTTTTTATTTTCATATGTCCCAAGAGTGACGTAGCGTCTGAGCTGTGACTTCACCCGGGCGATAAGTTCCATCGGATGGAACGGCTTCGTTACATAATCATCCGCCCCAACTGACAGACCATGGATCTTATCGGAATCCTCGGCCTTGGCGCTCAGCATGATGATCGGGATGTTCCGCTCTTCCCGGATTTTGAATGTGGCGGAAATCCCGTCGAGTTCCGGCATCATAATATCCAGAATGATGACATGGACTTCCTGCTCGGTCAGCTTTTCCAGTGCTTCCATACCATTGTCCGCTTTCAGCACCCGGTACCCTTCATTTTTCAAATAAATCTCGATGCCATCCCGGATATCCTGATCATCATCCGCCACCAGCACAGTGAATTGCCCCATCCCAGTCACCCCCGTTTCACTTCTGAATTTATTGTAACCTGAAATTCTTAACGCGAACCGTTGGAATAAATGAAGAAATTCTTAAGATTTGCGCTGTCGTGCCGTCACAGCGATGATTCCGCCGAGCAGCAGCGCAACGCCAGTCCACGACAGCGCACTTAAGGTTTCACCGACCAGGAAAACCCCCAGCAACGCAGCGGTGAGCGGTTCTGCCAGCGATAAGGTGACGGCAGACGATGAAGGGATCTCCCGCAAGCCGCTTGAAAACAGCAAATAGGCAATCGTGGTAGCTCCGATCCCTAAATAGATAAGCACCGCCAGATTGCCCGGTGCTGCTGCATAGCTGAAGTCAAAAATGAACAAAAATGGAATCAGCAATACGGCAGCAAATGAGAAAATAACGGCCACCGCAGACATCGATTCGGCTCGTTCCAATACTTTTTTGCTTGCGATGGTGTAGGTGGCGAATGCAAGTCCCCCGCCAAGCCCGGCCACAATGCCGAACGGGTTGATGGTGACGGTATCGCTTTCTGCAAACAGCAGCACACAGCCGGTAATCGCGAGCAGAGTAGCAGTCACCCAGACCCGGTCCGGCCGCTGTCGGAGTACCAGCCATTCGATAAGCCCTGATAAGACCGGTGCACTGCCGATGGTGACGACGGTGCCTACTGCGATTCCAGTCAGCTGAACCGCTGAAAAAAACAACGGCTGAAACAGCGCCATACTGACAGCGGATAGTATTGTTGCACGCCAGACAAGCCCGCGGAGTTTCAGTTTTTTCATCAGTATTGCAAATCCGAGCAGTGAAAAGCCGCCGATTGTCAGCCGGACCGCACCGATCGTCAGCGGATGCGCGTCCCCATCGATGAATGATTGCGCAGTACCCGTCGTTCCCCATAAAACAGCTGCAAAAAGTACAAATACATATGCCATAGCTTACCTCCGAATTTTTCCCCTTAATTGCACATTACCACAAAGCGGCGGATTCGGAGATGGGTGACTGGGAATTTACGTAAAAAATACGGTTCCGTCAATGGAATTTCGTATTCACAGCTAACGCCCGCTGTACCGGTCTCCGCCTATTTCATTGTATTTTCAGCAATTGACTTGTTTGAGCTGTGCCCCTTTTCGTTTTATACTGAAAGAAAAGAGGAGGTGGATCACATGTATCGGACCATCCCGGAAACTGCCGCCTTTTTATCGATGCCTGAAGAGCAAGTGAATCGCTATGTATTGGAAGGCCGGATTCGCGCTGTCCATGACGGAACCCAGTACTTGATCAACACCTCTCAATTCGACCGGCATTTTGAACAGCTCGAGATCGCGAAACAGGAATTGGAAGAATGGCGCCTGACGCCGATTCCGGAAGACCCGGACATTAAGGACGAAGATTAGAAAGTATTACTGCGAAAAAAAGCTGATGCCGGAAAACCGGCATCAGCTTTTACGTTCCATACTAAAGTATACTCGTCCCTCTTACGCACGCAAGCTTTCACCGACCCGGTGCAAAGCCCCCAGCTTTCCGGCAATCAGATGGCCCCACTGACTGAAGTCTGTCAGGAATCCGTCATGGCCGTATATCGTTTCCACCAGTTCATGGGTCGCATCCGGCTGCTTTTTCAGCCAGTCACTCATGGTCGTAGACGGATACAGCAGATCATTTGTGAATGACAGGGCAAAGATCTCTGTTTCGATTTTCGCTTCCGTCACATCGTGCGTGTTCATCGCCTTCAGCAGTACGATATAGCTATTGGCATCGAACCGGGCAGCCAGCTTCTGTCCTTGGTAATCCAAGTACGATTCCACATCGAAGCTGTCTCCGTTATGGCCGCGGCCAAAGCGCTCTGTGAACAGCTTTTCACTCCGGTACGTTACCATGCCCGCCATTCGCGCAACTCCCAGCCCTTTTAAACTTGCAGAAGACGCATAATTACCGCCGGCATACAGCGGATCAGTTTCGATGGCAGAAATACCGATTTGATTGAACGCAATGCCATATGCACTGAGTGCCGGCGTAACAGCCATCGGAACGATCAATTCCACCGTTTCCGGAAATAAATGCCCCCATTCCAGCGCTCGCATTCCACCGAGTGAACCGCCGAGGACAGCCGCTACGTGATGAATCCCCATCACTTGCAGTGCCTGTTGTTCCGCCCGTACCATATCACGAATGGTGATCGCCGGAAACGCAGCCCGGTATGGTTCCCCGGTCGCCGGATTCACTGAAAGCGGGCCGGTCGAGCCATGGCAGCCGCCGAGCGCATTAAATGCGATGACATGAAAACGGGCGGTATCCACTGCTTTTCCCGAACCGATCAGGCCTTCCCACCAGTCACCGGCTGCATACTGATCGCCGGTCAGCGCATGACAGGCCAGAATGACCGGCCCCTGCAGGTTTCCCGTCTCTTCGTAAGCAAGTGTGACTTCCGGCAATACAGCTCCGGATTCAAGGTGTAATGAACCGATCTCGACCGTTTTCATTGTCTACGTCCTCCTATACATTTGCTGGCACAGCAGCTTCGATTGCTTGTTCCAGATCACCGATCAGGTCATCCGCATTTTCCAGTCCCACCGACAGCCGGATCAGTTCATCTGTCACGCCGGAAGCTGTCCGTTCTTCCTGGGATAACTGCTGATGAGTCGTCGATGCCGGATGGATGATCAGTGACTTCGCATCGCCGACGTTCGCGACATGCGACCATAGCGATACATTATTGATCACTTTCCGGCCGGCCTCCAATCCGCCTTTCACACCGAAGTTCACAATGGAGCCGAACCCCTGTTTCAAGTACTTCTTCCCATCCTCGTGTGAAGGATGATCTTCAAATCCGATATAATTCACCCACTCAACCTCCGGATGCCCTTTCAGGTATTCCGCTACCCGCTGCGCGTTTTCATTGTGTTTCGGAATTCGCAGGTGAAGGGTTTCCAGTCCCTGCAGGAAGGCATGGGCGCTTTCCGGGCTGAGTGACGGGCCGAAATCGCGCAGCAGCTGAACGCGCAGCTTCGTGGCGAATGACGCACCTTCAGCGTCAATCGCATAACGGATGCCGTGATAGCTTTGATCCGGTTCCGTATAGGACGGGAATTTCGGGTTATTCCAATTGAACTTGCCGCCATCCACTACGATGCCGCCGATTGTTGTCCCGTGTCCGCCGATCCATTTTGTCGCCGAATGAATGACAACGTCCGCTCCGAATTCAATCGGGTTGCTGCCGTATGGAGAAGCGAATGTGTTATCGATCAGGAGCGGAATATCATTTGCATGGGCGATTTCCGCCACCCGTTCAACATCAAATACATTCAGGCTTGGATTGCCGATAATTTCACCGAAAATCGCTTTTGTTTTATCCGTAATGGCATCCGCAAAATTCTCGGGATTTTTCCCGTCGACAAAGCGGACCGTAATGCCATAGCGCGGCAGTGTATTGGCGAACAAGCTGAATGTGCCGCCATATAAATTTTCATCCGCAATAATTTCTTCCCCGGCTTCAGCCACGTTCAGAACCGAGAATGCAATCGCCGCCATACCGGAAGAAAGGGCCACTGCAGCTGTCCCGCCTTCGAGGAGAGCCACCCGCTGTTCAAATACATCGACTGTCGGATTCATGATTCGTGTATAGATATTGCCGGTTTCCTTCAGGCCGAATAAGTTCTCCGCATGTTCGGCACTTTTGAATACGTAAGAAGTCGTTTTATGAATCGGAACCCCCCGTGCGCCTGTTACCGGATCCGGTTCCTGTCCTCCGTGAAGCAATTGAGTTTCTGGTTTGAAGTTCGTCATTCGTCTTCCTCCTTAGTTTTTGTCCGATGGAAAGCAGATGAGGAGGAATTAAAAACGGCCCTCTTCGGTTAAGAAGAGGGCCGCCATTCTCAGACAAACCTCCTCTCATCTGTCAGATCAGTTGCAATCTGTAGGACGTAGCACCATTCCAAGCAGCAGCTTGGTGGTTGCCGGGCATCATCGGGCCTATTCCCTCCGCCTCTCTCGATAAGAGTATTCAGATTCAGTTTTCCATCTTAGTGACCAAGTATAGAGAACCACGGCCGCCATTGTCAAGAATTTTCAGCATCTTTTTGAAACCTTTTTATTATCAGGAGCGTTACATGTAAAGAAAGATGCGGAAATCGGAGGGGTTTGCATGACAGGCTGGCTAGCAGCAGCACTTATTATCGGTTATTTGATCGGTTGCCTGCATGGTTCTGTTGCGGCGCGATTTATTTCTGGGGTGAATATCAAAACGGAAGGCGTAAAAAATTCCGGCGCTTCCAATGCGGCTATTGTGCTCGGCTGGAAGTATGGCGCACTGGTGGCGGCCATTGACATCGGAAAAGGGGCTGCTGCTGTGCTGCTCATGCGCGGGCTCTTTTCAGGTTCGGGATTATCCCCTGAAATGCTCTGGATATTCCTGTTCTTTACAGGTAGTGCTGTCGTCATTGGCCATAATTTCCCATTCTATATGGGATTCAGCGGCGGGAAAGGAACTGCCGCCCTCATCGGTGTCTTGCTGGCACTTGACTGGCGGCTCGGGCTCACCGGTCTGCTGCTGCTTATCATCGTTTCATTGATCACAGATTACCTCGTCATTGGAGTGCTTTGCCTGTATGCGGTTCTGCTGCTGGCTGCGTTCCTGCCGGCTCAGGGAGAATGGCCTGTCATTACAGCCGCAGCGCTGTTCGGGATGGCGCTGTGGAAGCACCTGGAGAACATTAAACGGATAAAAGAAGGAACCGAAAACAAAGTGTCGGCCGTCTTCCGGAAGAAGCCGGCAAAAGCAGCTTGAAAATTTTTTTCGATAAAATGGTTGACTTTTTTATACCCAAGCCATAAAGTAGGAATCACGAATTGAATAGCACACATTACTTTCTTATCCAGAGAAACTGAGGGACAGGCCCTATGACGTTTCGGCAGCGGGTTCGCATTTATGCGGACACTGTGCTAATTCCTGCAAATGCGCATCGGCGTATTTGGAAGATGAGAAGGAGTGATTTCATTTATTATGAAGCTCTCTTTTTTCTTGCTGGTAAAGAAAAAAGAGGGCTTCTTTTTGTTTTATTCAGCAAAACCACTATTGAGGAGGCATGGATATGATCCAATTTGAAGGGGTCGCAAAAACGTATCGTTCAGGAAAGCGGGAAGTACCCGCACTGAACGGCATCGATCTGACAGTCGAAACCGGCGAAATCTATGGTGTGATCGGTTTCAGCGGCGCCGGCAAAAGTTCTCTGATCCGGACCGTCAATCTTCTCGAACGGCCGACGAAAGGAACAGTCAAGATTCACGGCAAAGACATCTCCGCATTGTCCGCGAAAGAAATCCGGACAACGCGAAAAGATATCGGCATGATCTTTCAGCATTTTAATCTTTTGACTTCAAAGACCGTATATACCAACATCGCCATGCCGCTGATCTTAACCAAAACGCCAAAAAATGAAATTCAGCAGCGGGTTACGGAATTGCTGGACTTTGTCGGGCTCGGTGATCAGGCGGATAAGTATCCGGAACAGCTGTCCGGCGGTCAGAAACAGCGCATCGGCATCGCCCGGGCGCTCGCCACGAATCCGTCCATCCTGCTGTGCGATGAAGCAACGTCTGCTCTGGATCCGCAAACGACCCAGTCAATCCTGGACCTGCTGCGGAAAGTGAACCGCAAGTATAAGATCACTATTCTCCTGATCACGCATGAAATGGCGGTCATCCGGGAGGTGTGCGATAAAGTGGCTGTGCTTGAAGCCGGCCGGATCATCGAACAAGGAACGGTATTCGATGTATTCTCGAATCCGCAGCATGCGACGACGCGGCGGTTTGTCCGCTCGGTTATGAATGATGAACTGCCGGAGGCGCTGCTTAAACAGATCCGGAACACGAACAGGAGCCAGCCGATTTACCGCATTCAGTTCACAGGCGATTCCGTAGCCCATCCGCTCATCTCACGGATTTCCCGGCGCTATGATCTTGAACTGAACGTTCTGTTCGGCAATATCACCGAGCTGCAGGGCATTCCGTACGGCAATCTGATTGTAGAGTTCAACGGCAACCCAGCGGAGATCCAGCGGGCATTGATCGAAATCCGGAATAATTACGTCTTAGCAGAGGAGATGAGCAGTTATGCTAGTTGATCAGGAACAAATACTGGAAGCGTTATGGGAAACCATTTACATGACCGGCGTTGCGTTCGGCTGTTCATTGCTCATCGGCTTCCCCCTCGGTATCCTGCTCGTTGTCACAAGGCGCGGCCATCTGCTTGAGAATGAACCGGTATTCAAAGTGCTGAACGCCATCGTCAATATTTTCCGGTCGATTCCTTTTATCATTTTGCTTGTCGCGATCATCCCGCTCACCCGGCTGATTGTCGGCACTTCCATCGGAACGACAGCAGCGATTGTCCCGCTTGTGTTCTATGCAGGACCTTACATCGCCCGGCTTATTGAAAATTCATTGCTTGAAATCGATAAAGGCGTCATCGAAGCGGCCCAGGCAATGGGTGCCACGCCCGGCCAGATTGTATTCCGTTTTCTGATTCCGGAAGCCCGCAGTTCACTTGTGCTGGCTCTTACCATTGCAGTCATCGGACTAATCGGCGCGTCAGCCATGGCAGGCGCAGTCGGTGGCGGCGGGCTCGGCGATCTGGCCATCACGTACGGTTATCAGCGGTTCGATACAACGGTTATGTTCCTGACAGTCGCCATTCTCGTGGTGCTCGTCCAAGGGGTACAGACCGGCGGCAACATCCTTTCGAAGAAATTACGAAGAAGCTAACCACACATACAATTGGAGGAATTATTCATGAAAAAAACAACAGCGATCTTATCAGCAGCAAGCGTGGCACTCTTACTCGGAGCATGCAGTGAAGAAGGAAGTTCAGCAGAAGGACTGACGGAAGTGACACTCGGCATCAGCGGTTCCGATACGACAATCTGGGATTACATTGCCGATAAAGCGGAAGAAGAAGGAATTGATCTTGAAATTGTTACATTCTCTGATTATGTGGCACCGAATATCGCCTTGGCAGAAGGCGAACTTGACTTGAACGCATTCCAGACCATCTCGTATTTTGAGGCTTTTAAAGAAGAACACGGCTTGGATAATATCGTGCCGATCGGTTCGACAGTCATCGCACCAATGGGATTATACTCCGAGAAGTATGAATCGCTCGAAGAATTGCCGGAAGGTGCACAGATTGCTGTGCCGAACGAAGCAACGAACATGGGGCGCGCCCTCCTGCTGCTCGATGAAGCGGGACTTATCACTTTATCCGAAGACGCCGGTCTGACCGGAACGGTGGATCATATCACGGAAAATCCGAAAAACATTGAAATTGTCCCGATGGTGGCAGGTCACACACCACGCGCACTTCCGGATGTGGCAGCTTCCATCATCAATAACGGCATCGCTGTTGATGCCGGATTGAATCCGACCGAAGACCCGATTGCCCGGGAAAGCGACACTGCAAAACCGTATATTAACCTGATCGCTGCACGCGAAGATGAAGCAGATAACGAAGCATTCCAGACGATCGTTGACCTGTACCAGCAGGAAGACACAGCTGAATTCATCGTTGAACATACAGAAGGCGCACAGATCCCGACATTTGTATCAGTCGAAGAACTGCAGGATTATAAATAAACCGAGGGGGATTTATCATGACATTGGCAGCTGAAACGAAGAACATTATTGAGCAATCCATTGCAGCAGGACGGTCCCGCTACATTGAGACAAGTCAGGCGATCCATGCCCGGCCGGAAATCGGCAATCAGGAGTTCTATGCAAGCGAGACACTCAGCCGCCTGCTTGAAGAAGCCGGCTTTACCGTCGAACGGAACGTGGCTGGACACGAAACGGCATTTTTTGCCAGCAAGGAAAGCACACTTCCCGGTCCGACGATCGCTTATTTGGCCGAATATGATGCACTTCCCGGACTCGGGCATGCATGCG
Above is a genomic segment from Planococcus lenghuensis containing:
- a CDS encoding MetQ/NlpA family ABC transporter substrate-binding protein, which translates into the protein MKKTTAILSAASVALLLGACSEEGSSAEGLTEVTLGISGSDTTIWDYIADKAEEEGIDLEIVTFSDYVAPNIALAEGELDLNAFQTISYFEAFKEEHGLDNIVPIGSTVIAPMGLYSEKYESLEELPEGAQIAVPNEATNMGRALLLLDEAGLITLSEDAGLTGTVDHITENPKNIEIVPMVAGHTPRALPDVAASIINNGIAVDAGLNPTEDPIARESDTAKPYINLIAAREDEADNEAFQTIVDLYQQEDTAEFIVEHTEGAQIPTFVSVEELQDYK
- a CDS encoding methionine ABC transporter ATP-binding protein is translated as MIQFEGVAKTYRSGKREVPALNGIDLTVETGEIYGVIGFSGAGKSSLIRTVNLLERPTKGTVKIHGKDISALSAKEIRTTRKDIGMIFQHFNLLTSKTVYTNIAMPLILTKTPKNEIQQRVTELLDFVGLGDQADKYPEQLSGGQKQRIGIARALATNPSILLCDEATSALDPQTTQSILDLLRKVNRKYKITILLITHEMAVIREVCDKVAVLEAGRIIEQGTVFDVFSNPQHATTRRFVRSVMNDELPEALLKQIRNTNRSQPIYRIQFTGDSVAHPLISRISRRYDLELNVLFGNITELQGIPYGNLIVEFNGNPAEIQRALIEIRNNYVLAEEMSSYAS
- a CDS encoding methionine ABC transporter permease, yielding MLVDQEQILEALWETIYMTGVAFGCSLLIGFPLGILLVVTRRGHLLENEPVFKVLNAIVNIFRSIPFIILLVAIIPLTRLIVGTSIGTTAAIVPLVFYAGPYIARLIENSLLEIDKGVIEAAQAMGATPGQIVFRFLIPEARSSLVLALTIAVIGLIGASAMAGAVGGGGLGDLAITYGYQRFDTTVMFLTVAILVVLVQGVQTGGNILSKKLRRS